Proteins from a single region of Chlorocebus sabaeus isolate Y175 chromosome 7, mChlSab1.0.hap1, whole genome shotgun sequence:
- the STBD1 gene encoding starch-binding domain-containing protein 1 — MGAVWSALLVGGGLAGALFVWLLRGDPGDTGKDGDAEQEKDAPLGAAAVPGGHQSGSGGLSPGPSGQELVTKPEHLQESNGHLISKTKDLGNLQAASWRLQNPSREVCDNSREHVSSGQFPDTEASATSETSNSRSYSEVSRNESLKSPMGEWGFQKGQEISVKAATCFAEKLPSSNLLMNRAKEEASLSHLNSQDRVDHKEWEMVSRHSSWGDVGVGGSLKAPVLSLNQGMDNGRSTLVEARDQQVHGKTERVAVMPAGSQQVSVRFQVHYVTSTDVQFIAVTGDHECLGRWNTYIPLHYNKDGFWSHSIFLPADTVVEWKFVLVENGGVTRWEECSNRFLETGHEDKVVHAWWGIH, encoded by the exons ATGGGCGCCGTCTGGTCCGCCCTGCTGGTTGGAGGGGGTCTGGCCGGAGCACTTTTCGTTTGGTTGCTGCGGGGCGACCCTGGAGACACCGGGAAGGACGGGGACGCGGAGCAAGAGAAGGACGCCCCTCTTGGGGCAGCTGCGGTTCCGGGAGGCCATCAGAGTGGCAGCGGCGGACTGAGCCCTGGACCTTCCGGGCAGGAGCTGGTCACCAAACCAG AGCATCTTCAAGAAAGCAATGGACATTTGATTTCTAAGACCAAAGACCTTGGTAACCTGCAAGCAGCATCATGGAGATTGCAGAATCCTTCCAGGGAAGTCTGTGACAATTCAAGAGAACATGTTTCTTCTGGACAGTTTCCAGACACAGAAGCTTCAGCTACCTCTGAGACCAGTAACTCTAGGAGTTACTCTGAAGTTTCAAGAAATGAAAGCCTCAAATCTCCTATGGGAGAATGGGGATTCCAAAAAGGACAAGAGATATCTGTTAAAGCAGCTACATGTTTTGCAGAGAAGTTGCCTTCTAGCAACCTGCTCATGAACAGAGCTAAAGAAGAAGCGAGTCTCTCTCATTTGAACAGTCAGGACCGGGTTGACCACAAGGAGTGGGAAATGGTGTCTAGGCACTCATCTTGGGGGGATGTTGGTGTGGGTGGCAGTCTTAAGGCTCCAGTGTTAAGCCTAAACCAGGGAATGGACAATGGAAGAAGCACTCTGGTGGAAGCAAGAGATCAGCAAGTGCATGGGAAAACAGAAAGGGTAGCAGTGATGCCTGCAGGGTCTCAGCAAGTTAGTGTCAGGTTCCAGGTCCATTATGTCACAAGCACTGATGTGCAATTCATTGCAGTAACTGGAGACCATGAGTGTCTTGGGAGATGGAACACTTACATCCCACTCCACTATAACAAGGATGGGTTCTGGTCTCATTCCATTTTCCTGCCTGCAGATACAGTGGTGGAGTGGAAGTTTGTGTTGGTAGAGAATGGGGGAGTTACCCGCTGGGAAGAATGCAGCAATAGATTCCTAGAAACTGGCCATGAGGATAAAGTGGTTCACGCATGGTGGGGGATTCACTGA